The Methanocella arvoryzae MRE50 genome includes a region encoding these proteins:
- a CDS encoding ABC transporter ATP-binding protein, which translates to MIETKDLSRSFGSVTVVDHLNMSIPSGEVFGFLGPNGAGKTTTVRMLACLIKPSGGTATVDGLDVTDEKDAMQVRSRVGLLTETPGLYDTLSAYKNLRFYGRLYDVPEQRLNDRIEYYLKLLGLWEKRDQAVGGYSKGMRQKIAIARCLLHDPKVLFLDEPTSGLDPEASHLVRDFISELKKEGRTIFLCTHNLDEADRLCDRIGIFRGHLLSVDSPSRLKDKLYGRQVVVKLKEVTPTLVNTVKAQNYVGGVEVNGKELLVRVNSPESDNPALVRALVAAGADIQFVSEASRSLEDVYFNIMGVKQ; encoded by the coding sequence GTGATTGAGACCAAAGATTTATCACGCTCCTTTGGCAGCGTGACAGTTGTAGACCATTTGAATATGTCGATCCCTTCGGGAGAGGTGTTCGGATTTCTGGGGCCGAACGGCGCCGGTAAGACCACCACGGTGAGGATGCTCGCCTGCCTCATAAAGCCTAGCGGCGGAACGGCCACCGTCGACGGCCTGGACGTGACAGACGAGAAAGACGCCATGCAGGTGCGCAGCCGGGTGGGCTTGCTGACCGAGACGCCGGGCCTGTATGATACGCTGAGCGCTTATAAAAACCTGAGATTTTATGGCAGGCTGTATGACGTCCCGGAGCAGAGGCTGAACGATCGGATCGAGTATTACCTGAAGCTGCTGGGGCTGTGGGAAAAGAGGGACCAGGCAGTGGGCGGCTACTCCAAGGGCATGAGGCAGAAGATCGCCATCGCCCGGTGCCTGCTGCACGACCCGAAGGTGCTCTTCCTCGACGAGCCGACGTCCGGCTTAGATCCTGAAGCGTCGCACCTGGTCAGGGACTTCATCTCCGAGCTGAAGAAGGAAGGCAGAACGATCTTCCTGTGTACTCATAACCTGGACGAGGCAGACAGGCTCTGCGACAGGATCGGCATTTTCAGGGGACACCTGCTGAGCGTGGACTCGCCGTCCCGCCTCAAGGATAAGCTGTACGGCAGGCAGGTCGTGGTGAAGCTGAAAGAGGTTACTCCGACCCTGGTGAATACCGTGAAGGCCCAGAACTATGTAGGAGGAGTTGAAGTGAACGGCAAAGAGCTGCTGGTCAGGGTGAACTCGCCCGAGTCAGATAATCCTGCGCTGGTGCGGGCCCTGGTCGCGGCAGGAGCGGACATACAGTTCGTGTCCGAGGCTAGCAGGTCACTGGAAGATGTGTACTTCAACATCATGGGGGTGAAGCAGTGA
- a CDS encoding ferredoxin yields the protein MVIPVIDKELCISCGNCVDICPDVFNWDVDDKAEVIDPNGCGTKCPDCQEAADSCPTNAITIKESGGAEASEAAGQ from the coding sequence ATGGTAATTCCAGTCATAGACAAGGAACTCTGCATTTCATGCGGCAACTGCGTCGATATCTGCCCGGACGTGTTCAACTGGGACGTGGACGACAAAGCTGAGGTCATCGACCCCAACGGTTGCGGAACTAAATGTCCCGACTGCCAGGAAGCGGCCGACTCCTGCCCGACCAACGCCATCACCATCAAGGAAAGCGGCGGCGCAGAGGCGAGCGAAGCAGCTGGCCAGTAA
- a CDS encoding ABC transporter permease subunit, translated as MNKIWLIIEKEFEEIMKNKIILFSILFMPFIFSVFIPSAMLVPMIISPEEFNQSLNASGTGSLNFDGGISAITTQEGMISFMVRATLPFFMMLPAMLPTIISSYSIIGEKKNRTLEPLLAAPVSVQDIMIGKAISALLPALAATWIAAVIYSAVVWFLTRDIVHEVLVPDMIWLIGLFILAPMLAFLGVMITVIISSRVSDPRTAQQVSVVLVLPLVGLFIAQLAGFFMLDERTILIACLVVFIADLAVIRIGSKLFDREEILTRWR; from the coding sequence GTGAACAAGATATGGCTCATCATAGAGAAGGAATTCGAAGAGATCATGAAAAACAAGATTATCCTGTTCTCCATACTCTTCATGCCCTTCATCTTCTCAGTATTCATACCCTCGGCAATGCTCGTCCCGATGATCATATCCCCGGAGGAGTTTAACCAGTCGCTGAACGCCAGCGGCACCGGATCGCTGAACTTTGACGGCGGTATCTCGGCAATAACCACCCAGGAAGGCATGATCTCGTTCATGGTCAGGGCGACCTTGCCATTCTTCATGATGCTGCCGGCCATGCTGCCGACCATCATCTCCTCATACAGTATCATAGGAGAGAAGAAAAACCGCACGCTGGAGCCTCTGCTCGCAGCGCCGGTGTCGGTACAGGACATCATGATCGGCAAAGCCATATCTGCCTTGCTGCCGGCGCTCGCCGCAACCTGGATTGCCGCAGTCATTTACTCAGCCGTAGTCTGGTTCCTCACCAGGGACATCGTTCATGAGGTTCTGGTGCCCGACATGATATGGCTGATAGGCCTGTTTATACTGGCACCTATGCTGGCCTTCCTGGGCGTGATGATCACGGTCATCATATCGTCGAGAGTCAGCGACCCGAGGACCGCACAGCAGGTCAGCGTCGTTCTGGTGCTGCCGCTGGTAGGCCTTTTCATAGCACAACTGGCAGGGTTCTTCATGCTTGACGAAAGGACGATCCTGATCGCCTGCCTCGTAGTATTCATCGCAGACCTGGCAGTAATCCGGATAGGCAGCAAACTTTTCGACAGGGAAGAGATTCTGACCCGGTGGAGATGA
- the fhcD gene encoding formylmethanofuran--tetrahydromethanopterin N-formyltransferase, giving the protein MKINNVEIEDTYAEAFPIQVSRVLITAATEYYARIAATEATGFGTSVIGCPAEAGIDCFVPSTKTPDGRPGYVIMICHPKKDHVKEQLVERLGECVLTAPTTAIFNWLPFERMEDKTLEKKVDVKLHFFGDGFESKQVVGGRNVYAIPIMEGDFICEEEYGVQKGVAGGNFFIMAETQGSALMAAQAAVDAINQVEGCILPFPGGIVASGSKVGSLKYSKFMKASTNHRMAPTLKSKVEDTQMPANVNAAYEIVIDGIDEATVAKAMTVGIKAACTIPGVVKISAGNYGGKLGPYKFELTKLLQ; this is encoded by the coding sequence ATGAAGATCAACAACGTCGAGATCGAGGACACCTACGCAGAGGCGTTCCCCATCCAGGTATCGAGAGTACTGATTACCGCGGCTACCGAGTACTACGCGAGGATCGCCGCAACTGAGGCAACCGGCTTCGGCACGTCCGTCATCGGCTGCCCCGCCGAGGCAGGCATCGACTGCTTTGTCCCGTCCACGAAAACCCCGGACGGCAGGCCAGGCTATGTCATCATGATCTGCCACCCAAAGAAGGACCACGTCAAGGAACAGCTCGTCGAGAGGCTCGGCGAATGTGTCCTGACCGCTCCGACCACCGCAATCTTCAACTGGCTGCCCTTCGAGCGCATGGAAGACAAGACCCTCGAAAAGAAGGTCGACGTCAAGCTGCACTTCTTCGGCGACGGCTTTGAGTCCAAGCAGGTCGTCGGCGGCAGGAACGTCTACGCCATCCCCATCATGGAAGGCGACTTCATCTGCGAAGAGGAGTACGGCGTCCAGAAGGGTGTCGCAGGCGGCAACTTCTTCATTATGGCTGAAACTCAGGGCTCTGCACTGATGGCTGCCCAGGCGGCAGTCGACGCGATCAACCAGGTCGAGGGCTGCATCCTGCCGTTCCCCGGCGGCATCGTCGCCTCCGGCAGCAAGGTCGGCTCCCTCAAGTACAGCAAGTTCATGAAGGCATCCACCAACCACAGGATGGCCCCGACCCTGAAGAGCAAGGTCGAGGACACCCAGATGCCGGCCAACGTCAACGCTGCTTACGAGATCGTCATCGACGGCATCGACGAGGCAACCGTGGCCAAGGCCATGACCGTGGGCATCAAGGCGGCCTGCACCATCCCGGGCGTCGTCAAGATCTCCGCAGGCAACTACGGCGGCAAACTCGGGCCCTACAAGTTCGAGCTCACCAAGCTGCTCCAGTAA
- a CDS encoding methanogenesis marker 8 protein, with product MDEHVMEALGRARVVIRDGKVVEVGEPELKYCPIFDKFRGIKELTKEEIRKNMQFRIDDFGMCKADRKLRMRDYLSFGVSEMISTAMANGMMDAAVIVCEGCGTVVLDEPDMVQGIGGRVSGLVSTTPIPELIQRIGKDRVLEPETAKIDQIEGAKKAIAMGYKNIAVSVAKGSQAKKIKELEKANPGVNLYTFVVHTSGMSEDEAVEVFNYADIATGCASKHIRGIGHGKQVYYVGDSVPIFGITARGRQIIEARLRATGKKAEHKPDAPQPDKLL from the coding sequence ATGGACGAGCACGTCATGGAGGCGCTGGGCAGGGCCCGCGTCGTTATCAGGGATGGAAAGGTCGTGGAAGTGGGCGAGCCGGAGCTCAAGTACTGCCCGATTTTCGACAAGTTCCGGGGCATCAAAGAGTTGACCAAAGAGGAGATCCGGAAGAACATGCAGTTCCGGATCGACGATTTCGGCATGTGCAAAGCAGACCGGAAGCTGCGGATGAGAGACTACCTGTCCTTCGGTGTCTCGGAGATGATCAGCACTGCCATGGCTAATGGCATGATGGACGCTGCCGTGATCGTGTGCGAAGGCTGCGGCACGGTCGTGTTAGACGAGCCTGACATGGTGCAGGGCATCGGCGGCCGGGTTTCCGGCCTGGTCAGCACCACTCCCATCCCGGAGCTGATCCAGCGGATCGGCAAAGACCGGGTGCTGGAGCCGGAGACGGCAAAGATCGACCAGATCGAAGGCGCGAAGAAAGCCATCGCCATGGGCTACAAGAACATCGCTGTATCAGTCGCCAAAGGCTCCCAGGCGAAGAAGATAAAGGAACTGGAAAAAGCCAATCCCGGCGTAAACCTGTATACCTTCGTAGTCCACACCTCTGGCATGTCCGAGGATGAGGCTGTCGAAGTCTTCAACTACGCTGACATCGCGACAGGATGCGCTTCTAAGCATATCCGCGGCATCGGCCACGGCAAACAGGTCTACTATGTAGGTGACTCTGTACCCATTTTCGGCATCACCGCCAGGGGCCGGCAGATCATCGAAGCCCGCCTCAGGGCCACCGGAAAGAAAGCAGAACACAAGCCCGACGCACCGCAGCCGGATAAGCTGCTTTAA